The sequence below is a genomic window from Tenacibaculum tangerinum.
GCCCCCGTTTTTGGGTAAAAATGCGGGCGATTTGTGGTTTTGGGTAACTATTGGCTTTTTTATTACGGCTGTTTTTATTCCTATGATAGGAATTTTAGCACATGCTAAATTACAGGGAACCATGTACGATTTTGGCAAAAAGGTGTCTCCTGCTTTTAGTCTCATATATTGCTTTGTAGTATATGCTATTTGTATTACTTTGCCCGCGCCTAGAACGGCTTCGGTTACTCATGAAATGGCAATCGCACCTTACTTTCAGCAGAGTAGTTCTTTGCTGACCAGTACTATTTATTTCGGACTTGTTTTCCTTTTCGTTATCAATCGTTCAAAGGTCTTAACCATACTAGGTAAGTTTTTAACTCCTCTTATTATTGTTATTCTATTAGCTATTATTTTCGTGGGAATTTCTACGGCTCCTGAAATCGTAATAAATTCAACGACATTACAACATCCTTTTGTTGATGGTGTATTGGAGGGATATCAAACATTTGATGCGATTGCCTCTATTGTTGTAGGTGGTGTGTTGGTTATTTCTATGAATTTTAATTCTAATTCAACTTTTGAAGAGAAAAAAGAGGTGATTATCAAGGCTGGAATTATTGCTGGTTTGGGGTTGTTAATTATTTATACGGGGCTTATTTACATTGGTTTTTTATTTAGTGCTACTTTTGGTGAGAACGCCACTAGAACA
It includes:
- the brnQ gene encoding branched-chain amino acid transport system II carrier protein, producing MHKTKEIFINGFALFSMFFGAGNLILPPFLGKNAGDLWFWVTIGFFITAVFIPMIGILAHAKLQGTMYDFGKKVSPAFSLIYCFVVYAICITLPAPRTASVTHEMAIAPYFQQSSSLLTSTIYFGLVFLFVINRSKVLTILGKFLTPLIIVILLAIIFVGISTAPEIVINSTTLQHPFVDGVLEGYQTFDAIASIVVGGVLVISMNFNSNSTFEEKKEVIIKAGIIAGLGLLIIYTGLIYIGFLFSATFGENATRTAILNSLSYQTLGNIGSVFLSVLVALACFTTAVGIITGTADYFKGACNNSQKIFIVTAVIGCLLGVAMGQLNVGHIINIALPALMFIYPITIVLILLNVFPVKYASPLVFKIVIGVTFLFSIPDFLGFFIHNTSLTDIKTHLPLADKNLGWVLPAAISFILANVIQKRKDRLTPLNDS